In Zingiber officinale cultivar Zhangliang chromosome 1A, Zo_v1.1, whole genome shotgun sequence, the DNA window acctaggctccgaacgaagtaaaacttcttgtgtccctctgtgattgcattcattatttccgctgcgtatatttactttgatagttttacgattccgatacgatcaaaatagccgcgagcgctattcacccccccccctctagcgcgtctcgatccaacacttctaCATGGATAAATACAATCCATGTAAGTACTTtttcaagtttaaaataaaaaataatgctcACAATACTTATACATGTCCATGTTCATGTATAAACACACTACCATAGAATATGAGCAAGGAAGCCTTGAAATCTGGAACTCACCGCAATCACATTTACAAAACTTCATGTCAACTATATAGGATGATGATGAATTTTGTACCTCCATTTATATTCTACTATGTGGATGAACCATATAGTATCCAATTTTTTATCTCCTAATATCAATCTCTTTCACTACTAATGGTGTCAATACTCTTCTAGAATTAGACACTTGCTCCCTACAGTTATAAAACTATTGAGCAACCTTCCTCCTTGTGTTGTTTATTAGTACTATAATTGAGAGTTCTTGAGTCTTCTTGAACAATGTATTCATGCTTTCAGAATAATTCATTGTTAACATTAAGTACATTCTACTaatgaaatatatattttctCATTTTGTAGGTCCTATATTTTTAAGTCATTTATAAGCATCTATATGTGTCTCTGACATAGTCTACATGATTCATTCATATTGTGGAATTGTATTTTCTCTATTGTAGTCTAAAACAATCCTAATATAGGTCTATTATGAGTATCTGTAACCATATTATAACATAGGTGATGACAACATAATCCATGGTAAGTAGTAGGGTAAACTTACTCAATGCAGATTTTTTAGCTGTAGGGAGCAAGTGAGAAATAGGGATAGAAATGGGTtttaataaagtaactttttTATTCCAAATAAAAAAGTGATATTACTTAATCCTAATAAAGTAACTTTTTTATTCCAAAACTTTACTCAATACAGATTTTATGGATTGAAATGAGTTTTTCACGAAGCACAGTGTTTCACAACATCAATCGATTGAAATGAGTTTTTCACGAAGCACAGTATTTTACTGTActtaatcgattgggaaagtgcTCAATCAATTGAGAGAACCTTGCAACAAATAGTAGGCTTCTAAATCGATCAGGTAGTTAATTAAGCCACGTAaattgatcaagtgatcgattgggagaagttcaTGAGCGAATAGTGGgtttctgaatcgattgggtgatcgattaagaagcctcgtaatcgattggctaattgattgagagaaaaagaaaaaagtcaTTACGAGATTTGGACGGATGGATTTGCTTAGATTTGACATGACAATTGATTAGGGGTAAGGTCAATCGATTGTGAGCCTTAATCTGTGAGATAAAAGGTATTTCTTCGAATGATTCAAATAATCTTCTTCTCCGCGCCACTCTGTCATTTCTTAAAGTGTTTAGAGACAAGTGTTGCTGTAATTATCAAGCATCAAGAGGCAATCCAGAGCAACAAAAAATCAAAAGCAAAGGTTCTTCATTGGTGTAtttatttccttcttcttgttacTTTTCTTATTGCATTTCTCGTATTTGTTGTGTTTATGTGAGAAAATttatatgaggcttctccgcctcctaaAAGAGGTTTCATAGTGTATTATGAGTGAGGAGGAGTGgagccttggattagtcatctcaaggaggtggataccaagtaaaatcaaaggtGTTAGCATTACTTCAAATTTTCGCTACAAATCATCATCAACGAAGCGATTGGAACTAAttaccccctccccctctagctcccAAAGTCTTCTAACAAGTGATATACATAAaagtatcttaatttttaaaataaaatttaatttattttcaaaaaactcTACTAAATCCTAAATTCAAATCAACCTGACTTGAAAATCTTTAATTCAAAAACTCTCCAACTCGAACCCGACCTGAACCCTATATTTTTTGGGTCGACTCAGGTCGGATTGATGGGTCGGATTCATTTTTGACATCCCTAATTCTACTGTTGCATCGTTACCTGGAgacaaaatgatttttttttttctttagttgacattagatatttaattttttgaaccGACTAACATCGAGAATAATCGATTTGAtcctataaatttttttttctattaataGAGATTCATCTGGATCGGAAACATTTGTAGGTCACCTTTTTGTTTGAACGAAAATCTACTTACAATGCGTCGTAATCGGTTTGAGAATGTAACCCGTATTATTTTGCAAGGGTGAAAATGAATTTTCCTTCTGCTATATAAAGGTGGACTTAATCGCCGAGCCACCGCCCATCCAGACTAGTCGTGACGCAAGGGGTAAACTTCGGTGCCACTTAATTTGATAACTCATGTCTATGCTGCCAATACCTCGCAACGGCCACGAACTCAGGACAGGACAGGCCATCGCAATCCGTCGGTGAGTGGTCCCCGTGTTACAAATAATTCATGCGTGCCGCTCATCCACCCCTGAATCGTGGATGCAGGTCAGGCTACCCGACCCAATTGCAACAAAAATATTCGCTTTGACTATTGTACATGTACCCTTGTCACTGATTTTCATGATTTGacttataataataataacattaaCGTGGTTTTAGATTACTGGCACAATAGTTTGCCAAGACGCAATCTGATCTCTTAATTACTTGATAATTATATCTTAATGTTGAGTTGTTTTTGTCAGTCTGTTATCTTTTAATTATTATTGTTTTCGCTGGATCTCACTCTTCTACCATCACTGTCGTCGCCGGCAGCTGGCTCCGGAACCGCGTTCTTCATGTCTACTTCTCCTCCGAAGCCGAAGCCTCCTACGGCCAGCTCCTTCTCCGCCGCATCCCTCTGCTCCCTGAACTTGGCGTAGATGTCCCCTTTGTAGAACTCCTTCGTCCTCCACACCAGGACCAGCGACACCGCCGCGCCTAGCACCGTCACCGCCGTGATTATGAGGAACGACGTCTTGTAGCACTCCACGCCCATGCACGTCAAGTCCTTGCCGAtgctggcggcggcggcggcacctAAAGCACTCCTCTGTTTCCTCGCCTGCACGTCGTACAAGTGCCCCGCCACCCGGACGTTGAGGATGTAGGATCCCAGAGGACTGGCGACGCCGCCGAAGTTGTACAGGGTGGAGTAGTACTTGAGCCCGAAGATTTCGGAGATGATGGCGAAGAGAAGGGGCCACTGCGCGCCGAAGCAGAAACCGATGACAACGGAAGCGAAGTAGATGGAGTTAGGGACGCCGAAGGCGATCAGGAGGTGGCCGACGCAGGAGAGGAGGAGCACCGCCGTGAGCATCAGCGGCCGTGGGAACTTGAACTTGGTGAGAAGGGCCTCCGACGCGAAGCCGGATGTCACCCGGCCGGCGTAGTTCCAGATACTGATGAGGGAGACGAAGGTGCCGATGCTGCGCTTGGGGTAGCCCAGCGACTCCCCGATCTGCCCCATGTTGTCGATCGCCGTCAGAGTGCCGCCGACGCCGCAGATGCTCGCGAAGAACAGCACCAGCATGTCGATGCTCACCAGCGCTTGCAGAATCGAATAGTCCTCCCCGCGCGGCGGCGGCCGTAACATGTCTACTATGCTCCTCTGTTTTTTCATTCCCTCGGTGACAGTTGCATCGGCCGgtgaatttgattttagtttcgGCGGCGGTTTCTCAACGGTTATGTCAATTGGCGCTGGATTTTGGAGATCTCGTTTCTTCCGGTTAAAGATCTTGAGCTCTTCCTTGATGACGACAGCGAGAGGGAGCATGAGGAGGGAGATGACGATGGCGACGCTGACGCCGTACTCGGGCTGTATGAAGTGCCTTCCGACGGACTTCTCCACGATGATGGCGGTCATGAGGTAGGCGGCGAGGGCCATGGAGATGTATAGGAAATGGTAGAAGGTGCGGGGGGTCTTGCCGTCCGGCGAGGCGACGACTTTCATGATGCGGATGGTGTGGACGAAGATGATGGAGATGGCGGCGGGTAGCCAGGCGATGAGCAGGACGAGTGACTTGGAGTCGTCGAAGTAGATGGCGTAGTAGAGCTGGGTGATGATGGCGCCGCTGAGGCCGACGAAGCCCTTGAGGAGGCCGAGCACGACGCCACGGCTCTCCGGGAAGTTCTTGACGCAGGTGACGAGGGCGCCGGTGTTGGCGAAGGTCTGCGAGTTGGCGCCGATGCAGATGTAGAGGCACATGAGCGACACGCTCGGCGGGGCCGTGCGGCCTGTGATGGCAAGGTAGATCATGAGGTAACCGAACAGGTTCATGCCGGCGCCGATGGAGAGGACGACCCACGGCGGCGTGACCTCGTTGATGAGGCCGGAGACGATGCCGACGTTGGCGCCGAGGTCCTTGAAGAAGGAGAGGGTATTGAGGGTGGACTGGTCGTACCCCAGCGACTGCTTGATGTCCTTGGAGTAGATCGAGAAGATGTAGGTGGCGCCGGCGGCTGCCATTATCAGGAACGAGGAAAAGAACATGAACCACCGGCCGCGCACCACCTGCACGGCGAACCGGAAAGGTTCGAGTTTGATGCTGCCGGCGTCGGCGCCAGCAGGAGAGCTACCGGAAAACCCCATCTTGATCTGTTCTTGGTTTTTGAGTACTCTGCTTTGGAACAGGGGAGTAGGCCCGAGGCTTATTATATAGAGTGAGCAGTGTGAACTAATTGAAGAAGAGATTAGCGTTGACTTTGTTAGGACTTAGGAAGTGTGTGGGTTCCGGCGCATTAATAtcgaatatttttttttcaaatatttatgtTCACACGTACCTCATCAATCAAATatttcattatttaaatatcttaaactttataattaaatattatacaAAGGTAAAGTTGCTCTAAAATCTCAATACAAACTGAAATATTTATTTAGTCCCTGTATCAAATTTCTTTTCTTACTTGactaaattagtttatttattttaactcttTAATTGATGTAAAATTATCAATTTATccttatattaaattaaaatcctAATATTACTTATTTCTTTCCCAACTACCGACACACTCGCTCCTTTTACTTCGAGGCTCTGCGACTCCAAACCATCGACGATGCAATCCTCGACTTCAACTCTAAATCATCGACAACGACCTGACCTCCCTTACTTCGACCCTAAAGCATCTCCATCGACTTTGAAAGTAAAAATCGGAAAATCAGTAAAACCCTACTTTCACCTTCAACCCAAGAATCATCGATAAGTTATAATTTTCTGCCCTAGATTTCGACTAATTTGATATTCTTATGCGAAAAATCGAAGCTTTAGGTCATGAATGTTATAGTTCATGGGTGTTATTAATTTTGTGAGGTTAAACTTGAATAAAATTTGGTTTCACTTTTGGAATTACAAATTATAAATGAGTTTGTATTGTATCTTCTtccattcaaaaaaaaattgagatatGTGAACATTTTGTAGTGATTATCAATAAATAGAGTATTGTATCCAATATAAGCAGTATGATGCTCAAAATTTATGAAGTTGaataaaactaagtttgtaaacaaGATAAGATTTGAGGTTTAATTTTCTGAGTGAGGTTGTATTATTTAGAGACGAATTGATGACAAATTTTTATTGTTTAGTTCTTGAATATAAACATTTTTAAATCATTAGGAAATCTCTAAAAAAATTCTTGAATTGTATATGAATGAAGCTTTGATCTTCAGTTTTTATATGATTGAATCAAATGTTATGTTTTTGTGAATTAGGTTAAAATGGATTCTGGAAGTGAGCCTTGCAACCTTGCATTTTTGGGTAGTTGTAAGTACAAGAACTAGTTGTTTGTGATTTCAATTTTTAGTGGTTATAGTTTGATGGATATATATGCGAGTCTTGGCAAAAAATGTGCGGAGATTACTCCCGAATTTATGATTCTGCAATACCTAGCTCCGCAACATAAGATGTATGTGACTTTGAACAACGATAATGATGTGCTCAATATGATACATTTTCATATGTGTATGAAGTTGAGCATGATCGATTTGAAGGTAGATATCAGAAACGAACATATCGACGACAGACTAAATTTGGGGAGGTAACATATATTATATCCTTTTTCATATTGTAATTttgataatattatatgttaCATCTAGTACAAGTGCATATGATATAGTTAAGTTGACACTATTAATTATATCATACTAGTAAGGATTGAGGAGGAACAAACATAGTCAAGGAGTGATGAGGAGATCGAACAGGCCCTATTGTCGAATACTATTGATGCTTGGATTAACTACATCAATGGTGAATGGCAAAATTTCAAGGATGCTATTgattttagaagatgtgttaaaaactatgttgttgcTGCAAGACATTCATTTGTTTATAGAAAAAATAACTGCAAGAAGGTAATTGCTATTTGTAGTGAAAGGAGTTGTGAATGGAGAATTTATGCTTCAAAATATAAAGCGGATAGTAATATTTTTGCGATCTGAAAATGTAACCTACGACATACATATGGTGAAAACAATCTGCATAGTAGAGGATATCCTAAAGTCGATGCAACTTGGATTGCTAATGTATTGAAAGATAAATTAAGAGGAGAGCCCTCTTATCGTCCTTGTACAATTCAAAAAGACTTGCAAAGAGATTATAGGTAGAGTTAGACTACCACAAAGTATGGAAAGGCAAAGAGTTAGCGATGCATGATATTCATGGCACAAAGAAGGGATGCTATGATAGGCTAAGATGGTATTGTCATGCTATTTGAGAAACAAATCCTAGCAATATTGTTGAGTGTGAAATTGATCTCGTAACATCTAAATTCAAACGATTATTCATTTGTTTCCATGCATGTGCAGTTGGTTTTCTTACTGGTTGTAGGCCGTTAATTTTTTTAGATGGGACTCGTATAAAGAATAAGTATTGATCATGTCCAATAGTCGAGGTGACGGAGGCTGGGGACATGGTGCTCCGGTTGATCGTGTGTTGACTCCTTGCGACCCTGCAACCACAgctacgtcagtgccgagctaggaaaagggttcccggcgatgatcctccgacactcaagtcaatcaccAGTGATGTGTGGAAGTAGAGCAAAGTACCGAATAGTAGTAGCAACAGTAgattatcgcatacctccgttgaagcttggacaccccctttatatagggctcctatagcgcgtgtgcacgcttcccaaggcatgCATGCTTCTCGAAATTTTCCCTGAAAAGATgtatcagtaaagtgtctctgatacAATATcttaacgagccgagcatatctctaaagtgacagtggaagcttctaccgtacgatcttctgtctgaacCAGCTGCCGATCATGCCACCTGTCAACGGCACATGCTCCCAAAAAGATAATATCCAACTAGAAGTATCTtttactgggccgagcgggatagccgcttggCTCGGATAAGTGTGTTATCTGGCCAAGCGGGGAGGCTATTCGATCGGCGCTTCCGTTGTCTTGAGAAAGCTGCTCGGTTGCCCTTCTGTTTTTGCATAGCTCGGTCATAAATCCACTCTGTTGTAGCTCTAAGGCCGAGCAGGGAAGCCACTCGGCGTGCCTTTGTAGATACCCAGTGGTCtttcggagcgtcggaagctcgaaaTCTCGTCGAACTGTTATGATGTCAGATCGGGTCTTCCTTATCCCAATCGGGCGAGTGTGCTACCCGATCGACCGGTGGTATATGGGCGTTTGACCATCTTGACtctgacctccaccgtggcactGACCTCCACCATGACAACGGGGTGGGGCCTTCCCCCATTATCACCGCATCAAGTATAAAGGTTGTAGCCTAGTTGTTGTGTCGAAGGATGTCAACGATGATCTTTTCACAATTAGTTATTCTGTAGTGGATGCGGAGAATGATGctaattgggaatgattttgttATCATTTGAGAAGTGTCCTaatttctgttggtgcaacatccctcaggtcgaggttgacctgggtgaccaagctgagtcttggtttgagtttagatgtttgacaataagaaattgattgaaaaagagtcaagtaggtcaaggttgaccggatacttgacagggaagtcctaactgggatgttagggagaatgaaagtcctggtgagtgaagccaggcagaaggaaagtcctagtgagtgaagctaggtgaaagtcctggtgagtgaagccaggtgagaaagtcctggtgagtgaagccaggcagaaggaaagtcctaatgagtgaagctaggcggatggaaaaccctagtgagtgaagctaggtgaaagtcctggtgagtgaagccaggtgaaagccctagtgagtgaagctaggcagatggaaaaccctagtgagtgaagctaggtgaaagtcctggtgagtgaagccaggcgagggaaaatccagatgatggatcgaggatcggacatctggtgttgggaagtccaagtaggtcaaaggattgactggatacttggcacgaggaaatacagataggtcaaagggattgaccagacatctgatggaagtccaagtaggtcaagggagtgaccagatacttggcatgaatagaaaagtccaagtaggtcaagggagtgaccagatacttggcatgaatagaaaagtccaagtgggtcaaagggattgaccagacacttggtgggaagtcctagcaggtcaaaggagtgaccagatgctaggcatgatgtaccaacaggtcaaggttgaccggatgttggtttgagaggcttggaacttggttttgggcaaaaaccaagtgttggatcaatcagaggatcgatccaggatctagatcgatcagtggatcgatccaggcttctcctaagcgaacagagagcctctggatcgatccgtggatccatccagatgttccaatcgatcagtggatcgattaggacacggctgctttgcgcgataagcgctggatcgatccgtggatcgatccaggcatttttcccagagcacagaggcactctggatcgatccgtggatcgatccgaagcctccccgatcgattgagaacattcgaatcgatcgggatccgaccgttggcgtcgataaaggccgcaggcgttcatttcttTGATCATCTCTTcttcgattcactccagatttctcgccagctcctccgcaacactcacaaagctcagatcgccagttcttgaaggatcttggaagttctccaagtcaagaggcggatcaaagccaagaagagaagctagggttagggtttatactcattgtaaacttgtaagcttgtatttcttgtatcctttctctctcttcttgtattgagtcttgtagggcttctctgcccttggtagttaccataaaggagagttttatttagtggagggtgtgtgtgttggtgtggacccttagattagtcacctcttgtgaggtggataccaagtaaaccaaccgtgttagcgttgtgtgattgtttctttgtatttccgctgcacatctttgaaggaacaagcaacgccgagcaacgagcgaacgcgacaagctattcacccccccccccctctagctacttttggtcctaacaagtggtatcagagcgaggccgctcttcaccggaatcatcgccggaagggtcaagcataacaagaagagctagagggtgaagaagttgaagcaaaattgtcaaagtcaaagaaattcaaaagctcaacttctacaatggaattccgagatgggctcgcattcgacacgagggtggctccaccatacacttccacgagcttcgattcttggaaatcaagaatcgaaaattttcttatgatggacatagagcaatggtttgctcttatagaaggcttcaagactccaacaaactcaaagggcaaagttctcaagaggagcaagtggagtcaagagcaagtccaaaggtgcgaggccaatgacaaagtgaccaagcttttggtaaatttattaccaagcaccatcctttgcaaaattgaagaatttgaagatgcaaaggaattgtggagtaaattggccaagcttcatgaagagatcccctccactgtacaagagcaagaagaatctagagagggtgactctttggagcaagaccaagaggaggactccaaggttgagagatgctcaacctccgaagaagaagtccaagaagaagcttcatcttcaagggagtgcaatgaagagaacaaggagggagcatactccttgttccatgtacaagatgatgaagcctccacctctaggattgagggggagtgtagatcaatgaacccggagcaagaagaggcctccacatccgggtcaagtgaagaagaagaagatggtgccacctccaaaattcaagaaatatcaaatggaggagcaagtgtcatccctacacaagaaggtataaatacctcaattaaaaataaaaatcatataatatgttttgagtgtagggaaagtgggcactacaagagcaagtgtcccaacttggccaagaagaagggtcaagtgacacaaaagggcaaggagaagccaaaggagaccacccccgggacaaagaagagcaaggagcacattgtgtgcttcttgtgtcaacaaaaagggcattaccgaagtcaatgccccaaggggaagaagatggtcaaggctcaaggaggcactagtcaagggggagcctccaaggtaaagaagaaggtaacatttattgagcctacccctttacgttatggtaaaaagcatgatagttcaaatttttatcattttaatgcaatttaccataagaatagaaagcatgagggcattaaggaaaagcatatgaccctacatgccaagactacccaacctaaggttaggaaggtagatagacatttgggcaaaaacactaaggataatagatacaagcccaagaataaaaatgctgatggatcaaatgaaaaatcaaatactaaggacttagtaagggaaaatcaagtcttgaggtcaagacttgataaattagaaaagaccctaaaaagattggaaaatatcctattagggcaaaatgagcataacctaggtttaggggtacaaaagtcatccaatgaccatagaggtttgggatacaaacccaaagctaaaaaggatgtgcctagttatcatagggttccatatagttatggaacaaaccctaagtctaggggtcaagtcaaagatacaagggaagatatttctagaagtatctttgcaaccaaagtgactaagacttctaagaagtctaagaaagtcactaacaaggtcacaagggaggctatccctagagttgacctagaaaatgtgaccaaggcttctaagaagcccaacaaggtcactaggaaggtatctagggaagttattcctagtgagtacctagaacatccaaggagcaccaataggtgttgggttcctaggagcattttctctaccccataaatgggttagagagtgtcaactctaagtgaaagggtagttaacccaatcatgaagaaattgacactcaaggagcattttcaaggtttttgttaacctttgaaaatgaaattgaattattatttactccttgaaagagtaaaatgtgtctaatggtgaaaaattgattttatcttaaaatggcataaattgagaaaacctagagaaataccaagttgggattttggtattctcttagaaatttaaggcaatccgggccttgatttatgtgattattcttgaggaaaaatggaatatgccaacatttgaggatatgcttaattttttagttggcataaacaaatcaagagaaatataaatgtcaatttaggttttggcattttcttgaagcatttagggcaatgtAGGTTTAACCATTTAaggtagctaagtggttaaggatacttagatagggaatctaggtatatttttatttatgttaaaacttgccatgattgcttgcccatcatatgtcatgacatcatgtttagtcttgcactcataccttattatgaaaatacaaaaataccatgtcatgtcatacatacatcatgtagttataggatattttcttttgaaaattatttccttttgatgtatgccataacataatcatgcattaagtttaaattccttgtaattaaggacaaatggcatttaacaacacttgttaacaagtgacatcctaggtggatgtctaatatctctaaaatgcctagatagatatgcatgattcctagaatagggcaaaaccaaaatctcacatctcacaaagacctataagatgacttgtatgtgttttgtccacaatagatacaagtgagatgttaggatgatgaacaaaactcaacatgttgatttagtgcattcttttgagttttagtttcatcaaaacacatagttatgtgtttcccatcattgggaaagctaatgtacaagtcatgtgcattaagcccaaggaacatggtgggatattggtttgaaaatgttttcaatatGATTTTgcaaaaccttggtgaaggctatcttttgatagtaatcaccattgaatagttagacacaatcttgaagaaaacactaaaatttttgcgagttttcaagtttgtgtcaatctttgagaatatgaagtattttcatagaaaactatttttccttgatagtatatgacctaaataatgtctacacgaaatttcatgatttttgaatttttgtagaattttctaggggtttctgaagttggctgagtttgaaattcagctactatcagagctccgatcgatccatggatcgattggagtgcctgaatcgatccatggatcgattcagacggcAAGTCTCctacgagcagaagctcgctggatcgatcagccgatcgatccaggtagtctgaatcgatcagtgaatcgattcagaaaggttcaatcgattggaacccaactccaatcgatccaagttgctgattttggctgggaaggcttgatttcagcatctttgaacctctttgagtctaggtaaccattccaaacccctaaaatacatgtgtatacatacaaagggtgttttcatgtgaaaacaaggatggattggttaaggaaggcttcattgaagtttaggttgaggtttgtttcaaattttgagtatttgaacctcaaaacttctaaatttgggtttcctaaaggtttagggattccaagtcattgttggtgcaatgacagaagtcaccaccatgtctttagggggagggactctttaaagacatgaaaaattatttttcatgaaccttggaaggtggttaaccttctttaaagaaaatgctcatgtatgagtttttgaacttgaaatggggagtggatatcctcattatttcaagtgggaactcaagtggttagaaaatgctcaaggttgggtatttgtctacattgagggagaagttaaggataaatgaagggtatgggaccttcattatcgtgttgatcacaacgagtgatgttgtgaacaatgatgagcaactcttcagggggagagtcgtcaacaaatggatttgttgatgtgtacccaaaattggggcatgggttggtgtgtgcccaaagatgggttgatgtgtgccaatagggggagaatgaaaggacctatgaatgggtgtaagttaggctttcattacctagagggagtttgccctcgtagggggagaatgaagagcttaatttatgtgttcattacctagtggcatgaagattgaggctatag includes these proteins:
- the LOC122027358 gene encoding uncharacterized protein LOC122027358, producing the protein MGFSGSSPAGADAGSIKLEPFRFAVQVVRGRWFMFFSSFLIMAAAGATYIFSIYSKDIKQSLGYDQSTLNTLSFFKDLGANVGIVSGLINEVTPPWVVLSIGAGMNLFGYLMIYLAITGRTAPPSVSLMCLYICIGANSQTFANTGALVTCVKNFPESRGVVLGLLKGFVGLSGAIITQLYYAIYFDDSKSLVLLIAWLPAAISIIFVHTIRIMKVVASPDGKTPRTFYHFLYISMALAAYLMTAIIVEKSVGRHFIQPEYGVSVAIVISLLMLPLAVVIKEELKIFNRKKRDLQNPAPIDITVEKPPPKLKSNSPADATVTEGMKKQRSIVDMLRPPPRGEDYSILQALVSIDMLVLFFASICGVGGTLTAIDNMGQIGESLGYPKRSIGTFVSLISIWNYAGRVTSGFASEALLTKFKFPRPLMLTAVLLLSCVGHLLIAFGVPNSIYFASVVIGFCFGAQWPLLFAIISEIFGLKYYSTLYNFGGVASPLGSYILNVRVAGHLYDVQARKQRSALGAAAAASIGKDLTCMGVECYKTSFLIITAVTVLGAAVSLVLVWRTKEFYKGDIYAKFREQRDAAEKELAVGGFGFGGEVDMKNAVPEPAAGDDSDGRRVRSSENNNN